The Daphnia pulex isolate KAP4 chromosome 3, ASM2113471v1 genome includes a region encoding these proteins:
- the LOC124190790 gene encoding vacuolar protein sorting-associated protein 33A-like, with translation MFQLKPGRLPSISVKNMLFITRPEVELMDCIADNLHSEESQGHSASKEYQLIFVSRRSAVCEQRLKDKGVYGTLTSIDELPADFFPLDSDVISMELDNVFKDLYVDNEIISLHQIAHGLMSLQSLYGIFPNVVGKGRHARNVFELMTRMRRDIGVDCDPPMSPLFDTLMIIDRTVDLITPVVTQLTYEGLIDEFHGIKHNTVKLPGENFQASSNAGQSPRSDGSSVKSVVLNSAEELYADLRDKNFSAVGTALSRKAKAISAQ, from the exons atgtttcagtTAAAACCTGGGCGCTTGCCTTCCATATCTGTTAAAAATATGCTGTTCATCACAAGACCTGAAGTTGAGCTGATGGATTGTATTGCCGATAACTTGCACAG CGAAGAAAGCCAAGGACATTCTGCTAGTAAGGAATATCAGTTAATTTTTGTCTCCCGACGAAGTGCAGTATGTGAACAGCGGCTCAAG GACAAAGGAGTGTATGGAACTCTTACTTCTATTGATGAACTGCCTGCTGATTTTTTCCCACTAGATAGTGATGTCATTTCAATGGAACTCGATAATGTTTTCaag GATTTATATGTTGACAATGAAATCATCTCCTTACACCAAATTGCTCATGGGTTAATGTCCCTCCAAAGTTTATATGGCATTTTCCCCAACGTTGTGGGTAAGGGGCGCCATGCCCGTAACGTATTCGAATTGATGACTCGAATGCGACGTGATATTGGGGTAGACTGTGATCCCCCCATGTCTCCGTTGTTCGACACTCTCATGATCATTGATAGGACTGTAGATTTGATAACTCCTGTTGTCACTCAGTTGACCTATGAGGGTCTTATCGACGAATTCCATGGAATAAAACATA ATACAGTCAAGCttccaggagaaaattttcaagCCTCATCAAATGCGGGCCAGTCACCTCGCTCTGATGGTAGCTCTGTTAAATCTGTTGTTCTAAACTCGGCCGAAGAGCTTTACGCTGATTTGAg GGACAAGAACTTTTCAGCCGTGGGTACTGCACTCAGTCGCAAAGCTAAAGCTATTTCAGCTCAGTAG